The proteins below are encoded in one region of Helianthus annuus cultivar XRQ/B chromosome 2, HanXRQr2.0-SUNRISE, whole genome shotgun sequence:
- the LOC110892726 gene encoding KNR4/SMI1 homolog, with protein MSQRIDSPAPKKACKSMVKPIKVTIVGEPILREPERVETSTSEPFEIPIQTPPRSPILQSVSIHTEEVLHQTPPQQHQTVQEPRSTSKRTSTPRQSQHSAEFNKMFSDILVFGSRPVSLEDVPDMSFFDENRIKVVEDRVSKLVKDKASSDEKIKNLEVENVVLKNEVQALNEKVAGLEADNVALNEVVQGVVTTNEQLSTSNTMLTSENEILKKTVNDHEADKKLKSKHTEMLYVVFESKMGTSIEAEFDQVEIQRAEARRIEREKKAAEEAAKAAKDKDDDVEEEEEEDFRAIDYYKDSDDDDDDDQVDDGNLQIVKRSGDQQVMNYLDNA; from the exons ATGTCTCAAAGAATTGATTCTCCTGCACCAAAGAAAGCTTGCAAGAGTATGGTGAAACCTATTAAAGTCACAATTGTTGGCGAGCCAATTCTAAGAGAACCTGAAAGAGTTGAAACTTCAACTAGTGAACCTTTTGAAATACCGATTCAGACTCCACCAAGATCCCCAATTCTACAATCGGTGTCGATTCATACTGAAGAAGTTCTACATCAAACTCCtccacaacaacatcaaacagtTCAAGAACCAAGATCTACATCAAAGAGAACTTCAACACCAAGGCAATCACAACACTCAGCAGAGTTTAATAAGATGTTTAGTGATATTCTGGTGTTTGGTTCTAGACCGGTGAGCTTAGAAGATGTTCCTGATATGTCGTTCTTCGATGAAAATAGAATAAAGGTTGTGGAAGACAGAGTTTCGAAGTTAGTGAAAGATAAAGCTTCTTCAGATGAGAAGATTAAAAATTTAGAAGTAGAGAATGTGGTTTTGAAGAATGAAGTTCAAGCATTGAATGAAAaggttgcaggtcttgaagctgaTAATGTTGCACTGAATGAAGTAGTTCAAGGCGTAGTAACTACAAATGAACAACTGTCTACTTCAAACACTATGTTGACATCAGAGAATGAAATATTGAAGAAAACGGTTAATGACCATGAAGCAGACAAGAAGCTGAAATCAAAACATACCGAGATGCTATATGTTGTATTTGAAAGCAAGATGGGAACAAGCATTGAGGCTGAATTCGATCAAGTTGAAATCCAAAGAGCTGAGGCTCGGAGGATAGAACGAGAAAAGAAAGCAGCTGAGGAAGCAGCAAAGGCAGCTAAAGACAAAG atgatgatgtggaagaagaagaggaagaagatttcAGAGCCATCGATTATTACAAAGAtagtgatgacgatgatgatgatgatcaagtTGATGATGGTAATCTTCAGATAGTTAAACGTTCTGGTGATCAACAGGTGATGAATTATTTAGATAATGCATAG